From Anopheles darlingi chromosome 2, idAnoDarlMG_H_01, whole genome shotgun sequence, the proteins below share one genomic window:
- the LOC125951654 gene encoding uncharacterized protein LOC125951654 yields MKLLVLSVMVCALVAGSSAQSPSIAKIQDALGAILGQMSILPNTVRQVIAGVDSQNNINKALAAITAVKAQYPNFSSTYTSAFSSQKRTKFDTAVTDFRSAITNLESALQKVPVDTTALTNTVSAVEGQFMNLATVFYTQS; encoded by the exons ATGAAACTTCTCGTACTCTCCGTAATGGTTTGCGCCCTTGTG GCCGGCAGCTCTGCCCAGTCGCCCAGCATTGCCAAGATCCAAGATGCGCTGGGCGCTATCCTGGGGCAAATGTCTATCCTTCCCAATACCGTCAGACAAGTCATCGCCGGTGTAGACTCGCAGAATAACATCAACAAGGCCCTTGCTGCGATTACGGCCGTGAAAGCGCAATATCCAAACTTCAGCTCGACTTATACCTCGGCGTTTTCATCACAGAAGCGCACCAAATTTGACACTGCCGTTACTGACTTCAGAAGCGCCATTACCAACCTCGAATCTGCCTTACAAAAAGTGCCCGTTGATACAACTGCACTGACCAATACTGTATCGGCCGTTGAAGGGCAATTTATGAATCTTGCTACTGTTTTTTACACACAATCGTAA